Genomic DNA from Gossypium hirsutum isolate 1008001.06 chromosome A01, Gossypium_hirsutum_v2.1, whole genome shotgun sequence:
ATCTGTGATCACCATTATCACAATTAGTCCCACACCCTACACTATCCAGGGTGTCACTATAATGCTTTTGGATGCTAATGCGCAACAGCTCTCCTCTGTTCTTGAAGCACTTGCTTCTACTAATATGGTTACCCACCAGCCCATAAGACAAGATGTTAAATCTGAACCAACACCTGCATTTTGCCAATCAACCAGTGCTCGTGGACGAGGGCGTGGTCGAGCATCTGGCTCGCGATTTCAATGTCTATTATGTGCCAAACAGGGTCATCTTGTTGATCTTTGTTATTATAGATTTGATGCATCGTACAAAAGCGCCGGATATAGACCCTCACAGCCTTCACAGGCTAATGTTTGCATGTTTGGTGCAAGTTCGTCCATGGCACTTTGGCTGCCGACTATGCCAACACCTGCTCCCAATACACAACCAAGTTGGGTTTATTCACCTTCAATGCCAGCAACGCCTTGGTCAAACCCATTTGCTACAACTGCTTACTCCCCAGTCAATACATCTACTCTGGCAGCACATCAACCTCAAGCATACATTGCCACAACTGAGACTATTGAGGACAATGCCTGGTACATTGACTCTGGGGCAACGCATTATCTCACTCATTCGCCTACTTCTTTAGCAGAAAGCAATCCATACAAGGGTCCAGGTAAGGTATATGTTGGCAATAGTAATGCTTTCTCTGTCCTGTCCTCTGGTCAGTCCTCTTTACTCACTCGTTTATGTCTATTGCTCATGCACTCTTTATTACTTGTGTCTGGCATCACAAAGAATCTCTTGTCTATCTTAAAGTTTACCAAAGATAACTAGGTAATATTTGAGTTTCTTCCTTTACAGTACTAGGTTCGGGACATGCACATGGGGGAGGTTCTTCTTAAAGGTTCGGAGTAGTATGGTTTGTACAAACTTCATTTGACCGACTCTGGTGCATCAAACTCGTCTACCTCAGCTCAAAGCCTTATTGCTACGTCTACTGTACCCTTTAATGTATGGCATTGTAGGCTAGGTCACCCTTGTACAAACATACTTACAAAGGCTCTATGAAAATGTAACATCCCTCTTGGTGTCAATAAAAGTTCCTTTCATTATATTGCATGTTACTTGGGCAAAGAACACAAGCAACCATTTTTGAAATATACAACTGAGTATACTGCTCTACTTCAACTAGTGCTTACTGATGTCTGGGGACCAACCCTAGTTGCTTCTAATAATTTTCGCTACTATGTTGCTTTTATAGATGCCTATACAAGGTATACTTGGCTCTACTTCTTGAAAAACAAGTCTGAAGTTCTTCATGTGTTCCCTCACTTTCAAAGACAAGCTGAAAGAGTCATTAGGCATAAACTTAAAACACTGCAAACAGATGGTGGTAGGGAGTTTCAAGCTTTAAAAAGGTACTTAGCTCAGCAAGGGATCGTGCATCGCCTCACATGCCCCTATACTTCAGCCTAAAATAGCTTGGTTGAACGAAAACATAGGCAAATTGTCAAAATAGGGCTTTCCATGCTGGCTCATGCCTCTATGCCTCTAGTCTACTGGAGTGATGCTTTTGCTAGTGCAGTATACTTATTCAACAGATTACCCTCACATCCTATAAACCATGCTTCACCACATGAAAAGTTGTTCAAAACCACACCAAACTATACCTTCCTACATATATTTGGGTGCCTGTGCTTTCCTAACTTTAGGCCTTATAATAACCACAAGTTGCAGTTTAGGTCCACTCTATGCACTTTTTTAGGCTACTCTTTATCTCATAAAGGATACCGCTGCTTAGACTTTTTTGGAAAAGTGTATGTTACACGACATGTCACTTTCAATGAAAAAGTGTTCCCTTTTCACATTAACCATCTTACGCCTACTAACTCTCTACTACAACCAAAGTCCAGCTCTAAGCTTCTTGTCCTATGGCCAACCTGTACTCAACCTACTCCTTATGCTCAAATATCAAATCACTCACCCACAACAACTGTCACTTCACACAACAGTAGACCTATGTCACCTATATCCTCACTTAATCTTAACCCTCAACCTCAATATACAAACCTTtctatttcttcttctactctatCTGTCTCTCCATAAGTCAACTCCATACCCGATCATCCACCTTCATTACATGTTCTATGTAACACCTATCCTATGGTCACACGTAGCAAAACCGGTGTATTTAAACTAAAAGCTTATGTAACCATCGCACATTCTTCCCTTGCTGATGTCCCCACCAAATTTAAACTAAAAGCTTATGTAACCATCGCACCTTCTTCCCTTGCTGATGTCCCCACCAACATTCATGCTGCAATGTTCCATGACTCTTGAAAGGCTGCTGTGTACAGTGAATTACAGGTACTCATTAACAATAACATATGGAGGTTGTGCTCTTTACCAGCAGACAGACGAGCTGTTGGTTGCAAGTGGCCCTTTAAGGTGAAGACAATGGCAAATTGTACCGTTGAACGATACAAAGCACGTCTAGTAGCAAAGGGGTTTTCACAGAATGCTGGCTTAGATTACCAAAACATTTTCAGTCTGATAGTTCGTGCTACCACCATTCGTACAGTTCTTGCTATCTCAGTCGTGAAAAACTGGTCATTAAGACAAATTGATGTCAATAATGCTTTTCTTAACCGAGAGCTGGCTGAAGATAACTACATGGAACAACCACCAGGGTTTGAAGAATCCAGTCCTAATGGAGAGAAGCTTGTTTGTAAGCTAAACAAAGCCCTATATGGGTTGCGCCAAGCCCTTCGCGCATGGTTCCAAACACTCAAACAATATCTCATTGATCAACTTGGTTTTCGCGCTGCCAAGGCAGATCCGTCGCTATTCATATGTGCTGCATCCAATAGTATTTTGTTGCTCAtggtctatgttgatgatattgttcTCACAGGTAGTTCTAACTCAGAGATTGACAGAGTTGTTCAACTATTTCATACAAAGTTTGCTCTCAAAGATATGGGACCCTTACTTTTTTCTTGGGCATCACTGTTGAACGATCCTATAAAAGACTATTTCTTAGCCAACAGAAGTATATTCGTGAGATTTTCGCCCAGACAGGCATGACTGCTTCAGCACCCACACCAACACCTATGGTGAGTTTCCCGAAATTGGTGGCAGATGATGAGGGTCCGCTTCTAGCTAATGGCTCTCTATATAGAAGTATAATTGGCAAGCTGCAATACCTATGTATCACTCGACCTGACCTGGCCTACTGTGTCAACAAACTAAGTCAATACATGAATGCTCCAAGAGAGGTTCATTGGAGAGCAGTCAAGCGAGCTCTACACTACCTCAGTGGCACCATTAATCATAGACTCTTCTACTCAAAAAGTCAGTTTCAGCTCACTTGCTATTCATATACTGATTGGGCTTCTTCAATTGAAGACAGACACTCCACAACTGGCTATGTGGTTTATCTAGGATCCAATCTCGTTGCATGGTGCTCTAAGAAGCAGGCCGTTGTATCTAGATCAACATCAGAGGCAGAATTTAAAAGCCTCGCCAATTTCGTGTCTGAGTTCTTATGGATCAAACAGTTGTTAGAAGAGGTTGGAGTGATCACCTGTCAAACCCCTGTAATTGGTGCGATAACACGTCCACTGTGTCCATGGCTGCCAATCCTACGCATCATGCTAAGGTAAAACATGTCGAAATTGATCATCACTTTGTCTGAGAGAAAGTGTTTGATGGCACATTACAGGTTAACTATGTCCTTTCTGACAAACAGATTGTTGATGCCCTCACAAAACCAATCACGCCCAAGACATTTGGCTCTGTTCGACAGGTGCTTCGTGTGTTGTCCAACGATACTGCATCTGCTCTCAAAGAACAAGAGAAAAGCCAGAGAATGTTAGAGTAACTAATAAAACTAATAAGTTAGTTAATAGCAGTTAGCAGTTAGCAGTTTAGTGTCTGTTAAGCAGTTGGCAGTTATCTCTATATAACGTGCATATACTGCATACATGGAAGTAAGGTTTTTACAACAGTTTTGTATCTCATAATTCACTTCTTGATTCAATATAGAAGTTGTACTGAATGTTTAACAATATTTTGGCAACTAgttatatgatttaaattatatttgacATGATAATACTTAATTTGgtttaatataacatttagtttttgaatttgactttttttttcttaatttggtaccttAACTTGATTTTTTCCCTCTAATTTAGTATCTAAAACTTGTGAAACgtttaattacttttaaataccaaatgacaaaaagtaatttgtataataaaaattatcaatgtaCAATCGATAAGTGACAaaagacatgattttttttatattttaaatgtttaattactttagttcaatttttttaaaatttaacataatgaatattttttttgtgtgtgttttaaaatttttgttttcttcttcaatatCCATTCATTAAGCATAGCTGAAAGCAAATTTTTTAACACGGAGTTCCTCTTATATTTACAATAGTTTTATGAAATTGAGGTCTTTACAGTCCCTCTTGAATCATTCTTGCCATTAACAGTCAAAGTAATCTCagttctattaaaaaataaattttgagcaTATTGTTTAACGAAACAGAAAAATCTCCAAGTAAATGTAATTATTCCTACAATTAAATTCTATGTCATCTGTTACACATTGGTCATACATTAGTTATTTCTACCCTCAAATAAAAAACTAGCACCATTAGTGTTTTGATGTAATTTGTATAATATTTGACAAGTAccaaatttgacccaaaaaaaaaacaaaaagttaaGCACCAAATTAGGGGGGAAATAGCAAATTTAGGTATAAAATTAGACAAAATTTTgataccaaattagaaaaaaatgttaagtccagatactaaattaaaaaaaatttaagggccaaattaaaaaagtattaaatttaGGTATCAAATGTTATATATTTCTAATCAATATTAAAAACTTTTAATGAGATCATCTTATATGATTGGCTACATATATGAAAATAGAaactaaaatcattaaatattacatattaaattttatcacaTTCATAATATGGGTAACAAtctaaataataaattagatgtatgattaatattttaagagaatatttaaaaaataataatgatcaTCTTTATGgagaagtgtttttttttatcaaaagtgGAAAATTTTCGAGTAATCATGAAGTTTATTTTTATAGGGAgtgggtaattttttttatttatttaatgaatgagagaagtttttgataaatttaataattaaattaatatcttTTTAGTTTAAAGATTAACATTATTTAACACCTGATATTGaattcattcaaacattttatattaaaaaaattcaatcaattttttttattataatttgtatttaaaaatgtttattatgtgataaaattagaggtgatcatgaCCAAGTCAAATCTCTAAAGAATTTTAGATTCGGGTTCGGTTTTGTCcaaaaaatgggtctaaaatttttcctaagcCCGAcacggataaaaatgctaaaacccgagCTTGGCCCAAGCCtccaataataaatatttttatattatcattttatataaaaataaatataaaaaattaatacatcaaatacactaaaaacattaaaataaatgtttcccaacaaattaaaaataaattaaaaaaaatttatacttaaataacacaaaGATAGTTACAGCTTAACAAGCAAATAtatctaaaatagtagcaaaattaataataaaacaagcgttatataatatctaaacaataaacaaaaatagtagcaatataatagtgaaacGACACCAAAATAGTgacaaaacaacataaaaaagcAACAATTTTTGGTTTGCAAATTCAGGCCAGGTCGAGctcgggctcgggccaaaaaatcTTAGACAAGACTCGATCTGTTTAAAAAACAGGCCTAATTTTTTGTTCAAAGATATTTTTCGgacctatatttttgtccaaaactgTCACTTTTCAGATGAGTCTTTGAGCCAAGTCGGGATGATCAGGTCtagataaattttatattgaatctAACACTTatgaatttctttcttttttaaattgtgttatttatttcacaaatactCCAAATAACTTGGAAGGTAAATTAGATGAACAAAACACTATAAAAGTCAATAAGGTACGTACGATTCTTTCTTCAAATAGATTAATTATATGGTTTCATATCGgctaataatgataaattatttaattaatataaagttgATGATTGATTTTAGTGGCCTCCCATTTCTTTTGTCTTTGAATTTGTTATTGCTCAAATTTGAcgtcatatatatattataattactaataaaatttttaaagatggATAAAAAATGTTTAAGCCTAATATCTATATCTAGACTTAAACTTTCAGACATCATAAAACTTTATCCATACTAATTATAAATgcttttttttatgtaatttagtttactaaattaagttatataatattttaaatataaaaattaacttataattaaaacaaatataaattgaacaaaataacAACTTAAAATTATCCATCTTTGAAGAAATAGTAGATCCGAGCGGCATCTTTGAATGCCAAATATTGGGGATGGTCGAACGTTATATTTGTGTCTAATTGCGCCTCCCCTTCTCTCtcttttagttaaaaaatttgatttcatcAGCTGTATTTTTAAATGAGGTAAACGGTTGATCACGAAATATGTTCTATTTTCATGAATGGATATCAAATTTTCAACCACATAATTAATGGATGAGATGAGTAATCATTAAGCTACACcttattgtaaatattattgtCTGTCTTAACTCGATTTTTCCTTCCAAATGTTGGAGTACTTATGCTGTTAGAACAAGTCATCTGCTCCTCTgacctttaaatttttatttgtttcttttttggtATAACCATAAGTGtccttatttattttatggtcAGAATCTGATTTTATTTAGATTaaagataatatttaaataaaattctctcaacaataataattttaagattCAAACTTAATACAAATATTTACTGTTATTTTTTTCAATCATTTATTAGTTatctttaatcttttatttttttatgttttcgagaaaATAATATGGTAGCAAATTGGATTGTTAAAAAAGTCTAATCTTAATGAGATTGGATGACTAGTCCACATCAAAAAGCAACTTTAGCTTCTTTTTTATGGAATTTAATCCACTGTTTTCTTAACCATCATctttaataaaagaaagaaaaaaaaagggaaaagaagtCCAAGTGcatctattttataatttgatttgtgattaaatttgtattaggagataattaagtattaatttgattataaattattaattttataaagtaatttatattattatgagatgttataattttatataaataaataaaaatgtcacacatgattgaaaatttgaatttataatacCATGATTTTAGACGTTCAATTTTATCATTGAaccattaataaatttatattactggagtgttaaaattgttattatacaaTCTTCTTTGTTCTTACTTCctcttatataatttaattatttttttctgtgaaataattttaaacattataaatttacaaattaaaatttaaataaatttttttctgatCTCTAGTACTAATTAATAAATcagtttaaatataatatatatatattttgttgtcGATACCAATTATAGAATGGTCGCTAAAAATTCAACCACTtgactttaaaaaagaaaactcaaaggGTATTAATATAAAGGCaccaataaagaaagaaagattcgtaaattgtaaatttgaagaagaaacaaaaacaagagaAATAGGCACATAAGTGATgagatttaaaaaatgaaaaagaaattatttatttttggccaAAAAATGAAGACAcagtttatatttttcttaataattGCACTCCACTCTATTTTCGTCACCAATTGGTCAGCCGCCGCTCAAGTCTTTACTCAAAAGACACACACAGCCTCTCTCCCCTTCATATTCCCACTTCCAAATTATTCCTCCCTGGTTTTCTTCCGACTATGGAAGACGGTTTAGGGCAGTCGCCGACATCAGCCATACGCCGCCGCTACTCCATCACAACCCCAGTACAAATCCCTACAAAGCTAACTCTACTCACACCAAAGCCGCTCCAAACCGCCACCAGCCTCTCAAACGGCAGCGCCACCGCTCCTTTGTCTCTTGACCTCGAGCTTATCTCTCTCAAAGCTTCTTTCGCTTCCTACACTTCACTCAAAGACATCCTCCCTTCCCCCGCTGTCGCCGTCAACTCTCCGACCGCCGCCGGATCCGCTACCAGTTCCGGGTACGAAATCTCCATACGTAACCGGTTAGTAAAACAAGCGGCTTGGGCTTACCTTCAGCCCCTGTCAGCCTCCCCTGACTCTTCCGGTACTCATTTCTTCCGTCGGTTTTGGCTCCGGTTATCTTCTCAAAACCCTTTCTCTTCTTGCCTCCGGTTCATTCACCTCAAACTCCTCCCCTGTCTGACCCGACTTTTTGATCGGATCATCCGATCCATTCGAATCATGTTCACCAGATaacagacaaaaaaaaaaaagttgcgtCTTCACACGCAGGAAACAAGGGATAGAATATCCGATAACAACTCTTATACTGTAcggaatcaaatatatataaacatattttatattacaaaataaaaaaaatcagtgaAATTGAATTTCAGGCTTGGTATTCAACAAATAATTCtgggtttctttttttctttctagatttttttgtacaattttttgtTTATTAGAAATTGTTAATTTGTGTGGTTCCATATGGCGGTGGAGCTTAAGGCAACGACTCCGGATTGGAACGATTAATCGTTTTCAAATCAGCCCTCAAGTTTGGACCGGACGAGGTCTTAAACGAGGTGAATCCAGAGCGGAACGATTGATCGTTGTTGAAGTTCGAGTCTCACTTCCCCCAGATTGACTACGGTGACCGTTTGTCGCCGCCGCCGCCGCCACCGGAACTGGATTATCAGGTCTCTGCAAAACAGGTTTGGTTCAAATAACTTGAAACTTGAATGCTAATTGTTTCTCTTTCAAGTTATAAAAATCTTCAAGAATTATACCTGTGCTTGTTGTTTAAACTTGTTAGATTGATTTGCGATATATTGAAGCATTTCAAAGAATTTTCCCTGTCCCATTTCTGCAAAATTTTGACAGTACTTGGAAATAAAATCCCAAATCCTAGCTTTTACCTCTTGTATCTTTCTATCCACTTCTGTTTCATGTCTCGCCATGAATGGTCGAAACAAGGTATCATACACATATCCAGTTCCCTACATTTTGTCAAAATTGTCATTGTTCAACAGCTGCATAAAAAAGTCAAATTGTAGTACACCATTTGtaactttttaccttagttttAGGATACCATAGGTAAACTAAAAGTGCAATCTTCATCTCACCATACATTGGTAACCTTCATCATATAGTTCAAAAACTTAATATCATGAACTACTAAAGATTTAAAGGTATGAAATGTTCAAAGAGGGTCTTTTAGTACCATGAAATGAATACTTCCCCTACTCGTTCGAAAACTATCAGAAAAGCCATGAGGATCCTGGGGAAAAAAACAATTACATTTGTATACATAATTTTTGGATTTAACATAAGTGGAGTAAAAAAATTTCACATGTGGATTTGAGTTGATGCTAAGTGGAATAAATATTTTCCCTTTTATCATACTCTAAAAACAAATGGTGTTTAGAATAAGTGAACACAAGCATATTCCAATTCAATATGATGGTGACTGATCAGTTAAAAGTTGTAATTCTATAATCAGATTAATCTATATAACAAATTGATGGGTATTTGGCATTCTGATCATTTAGAATATTTGCTTTTTCATGTATGTATTctttatataaactttttttttctttacaagtAAATTAATACCTATTTCATCAGTGCTATTTGATTCCATTTCAATGATATTTGGATCGGATTAGACTGGTAGATTAGATCAGGAATCGGTTGATGTATCAGTTTGGAGAATGGTTTTGAGCTAATTAGATCAAGAACCGATATGGACGGgttaaattgataattgaattttttaaattaaatttttaataattctttAATCGAATTGGTTGGATTGATAAATCAATGATCTGATCAGTTCGATCATCTGTTGAATGTTAAAAGCATCGGTTTGATCATActcattataatttaatcaattgaaTCATCTTTTAAGATCATATGCATGGTTTTAGGTCTAATTAtgatagagaaaaaaaataaacaaataaagagATTGATACCAATATTGACACCAAAATCTGAGTTCTTCGATCCCAACTTTGTTCTTCTCCACTGTTTTAAAGCATTCAAACGCTGGATATGCATATCCAAGAATCAACCTTCATACATAACATCATAAACAAGATTATGGCGAAATTCGAATAAATATTCAATTGCAACGATAAAAGAACATTCAATGCagcaaatagaaagaaaaaacaaatatttGTAGATGACTTACACAAGTAATCTGGTAAGGAAATCACCCAACATTGTGTAGTTTAATTCTTAGCTTTTCCAATCTCCCGCGCTAATATTTCCtgggaaaataaagaaagaaaggaatagttttcaattaaaaaaaaactcaattttttttttcattaaatcatCCATTCATTGAAATTTGGCAAAACCAATAACAACCCAAGAATTTCCAAACCTGTTTCGAAAACCAAAAGAAATTAATGGAAATTCCCTGATTTATGGCATGAAAAAAGGAACCTTTAAATAACCTATAAAAAACCTacaaaaatgggaaaaagaaggaaagaagaaaTGAATAATTAAAAAGAGGAACATAAATAGAAATCTAggaaagattaaaaatatacttTAGAAGAAAATAAAGGGATCCCTTTTGATTATTTGATTCTTGGGCTTAAGAACagagaaagaaacaaagaaaaggaACCGCTTGGGTTGGTTTCCGAAGCGTCTCCTTTTTTGGAGCCAAAAAACTTGATATTTAAacttcaattttgttttttaaaatttacttaatcatgatTATTGATGtattaatttcattatagattCTGAATCTTATCTACTCTTTTTTACCCATAGCCCCTCTCTCAACTCAACATACTCAAACCTACATCCACCTGCATTGGTAACAATGCTCATGCCAATCGAGCTAATACTCAATTGGTGATGCGTTTTGTTCttaaatttagttcttttactCAATTGGTAATGCGttttattcttaaatttaaatcttttatttaaagattatataaaagTATGGACATATAAAAATGttatcaaaataataacaataataatttaatagaatgaataaattaatctttCTTCAACTGAGTAAATGAAAGTTTttcattcaaataatttgaaaacaaaagatgagtgataagaattaaaatatttcattatagatcacaaaaattattaagatGTATCCAAAAAAAACTATAGAACGAGTTTCAGAgagattttaatataaataattgttttgtaaaatttgttCCTATATAAAAAGGGAGCAAATCCTGAATTATGCAATGTCCAAAGATTGATATGCAACGAAAAAGAAAG
This window encodes:
- the LOC107925619 gene encoding uncharacterized protein isoform X1, producing the protein MLMEYFKKLLTLFGLSSKIALASWLLSSISPGVLPHLIGLDTNAHIWNAIVNLYGSKTTSHLMFYRRALHSQKKGELSMREFLVKIKGYCASLASCVESISEHEHVTAILNGLPLEYESVITIITISPTPYTIQGVTIMLLDANAQQLSSVLEALASTNMVTHQPIRQDVKSEPTPAFCQSTSARGRGRGRASGSRFQCLLCAKQGHLVDLCYYRFDASYKSAGYRPSQPSQANVCMFGASSSMALWLPTMPTPAPNTQPSWVYSPSMPATPWSNPFATTAYSPVNTSTLAAHQPQAYIATTETIEDNAWYIDSGATHYLTHSPTSLAESNPYKGPVLGSGHAHGGGSS
- the LOC107925619 gene encoding uncharacterized protein isoform X2; this translates as MLMEYFKKLLTLFGLSSKIALASWLLSSISPGVLPHLIGLDTNAHIWNAIVNLYGSKTTSHLMFYRRALHSQKKGELSMREFLVKIKGYCASLASCVESISEHEHVTAILNGLPLEYESVITIITISPTPYTIQGVTIMLLDANAQQLSSVLEALASTNMVTHQPIRQDVKSEPTPAFCQSTSARGRGRGRASGSRFQCLLCAKQGHLVDLCYYRFDASYKSAGYRPSQPSQANVCMFGASSSMALWLPTMPTPAPNTQPSWVYSPSMPATPWSNPFATTAYSPVNTSTLAAHQPQAYIATTETIEDNAWYIDSGATHYLTHSPTSLAESNPYKGPGKY
- the LOC107925525 gene encoding uncharacterized protein, giving the protein MEDGLGQSPTSAIRRRYSITTPVQIPTKLTLLTPKPLQTATSLSNGSATAPLSLDLELISLKASFASYTSLKDILPSPAVAVNSPTAAGSATSSGYEISIRNRLVKQAAWAYLQPLSASPDSSGTHFFRRFWLRLSSQNPFSSCLRFIHLKLLPCLTRLFDRIIRSIRIMFTR
- the LOC107925526 gene encoding HVA22-like protein j — translated: MLGDFLTRLLVLILGYAYPAFECFKTVEKNKVGIEELRFWCQYWILMAFLIVFERVGEVFISWLPMYGEMKIALLVYLWYPKTKGTGYVYDTLFRPFMARHETEVDRKIQEVKARIWDFISKYCQNFAEMGQGKFFEMLQYIANQSNKFKQQAQRPDNPVPVAAAAATNGHRSQSGGSETRTSTTINRSALDSPRLRPRPVQT